A window of the Nycticebus coucang isolate mNycCou1 chromosome 3, mNycCou1.pri, whole genome shotgun sequence genome harbors these coding sequences:
- the LOC128581861 gene encoding 60S ribosomal protein L39-like — MSSHKTFRIKQLLAKKQKQNRPIPQWIRMKTGNIIRYNSKRRHWRRTKLGL; from the coding sequence ATGTCCTCTCATAAGACTTTCAGGATCAAGCAGTTgttggccaagaaacaaaaacaaaatcgtcCCATTCCCCAGTGGATTCGAATGAAAACCGGTAATATAATCAGGTACAACTCAAAGAGGAGACACTGGAGAAGAACCAAGCTGGGTCTATAA